From Magnolia sinica isolate HGM2019 chromosome 13, MsV1, whole genome shotgun sequence, one genomic window encodes:
- the LOC131222673 gene encoding protein WHAT'S THIS FACTOR 9, mitochondrial translates to MGVRRLSSFFLSHKNILPSPSNYYHAQTRFLVKVRLKWVKNRTLDHVIDIETDLKAASLLKDAIARSSHSFLSSQSLSRSHSVLGLTVPVLRFLRRYPSLFLEFPHPTYQSLPCFRLTDTALLLDRQERSIHLAHQSDAVERLSKLLMMSNSRSLPLQSLIPLRWDLGLPDDFITTLIPSCLDHFHVVRRHDGVPCLSLTQWRDEFAVSALQRASEKEDGGYRNFKKGRTLAFPMSFPRGYGSQKKVVAWMDEFQKLPYVSPYEDSSQIDPNSHLMEKRVVGVLHELLSLSIHKKMKRNYLRCLREELNLPHKFTRIFTRYPGIFYLSLKCKTTTVVLKEGYRRGKLVDPHPLARTREKFYYVMRTGFIYRGKGLTGLVGEKEDMGVDGFDQMGENSQEDIETDDEYYEENASNVETGSEFDICMTGSLSSGIKFITKIIWLVNIS, encoded by the exons ATGGGCGTCAGAAGACTCAGCAGCTTCTTCCTCTCTCACAAAAACATCCTCCCTTCTCCCTCAAATTACTACCACGCCCAAACCCGGTTCTTGGTGAAAGTCCGGCTCAAATGGGTAAAGAACCGGACCCTGGACCACGTCATCGACATCGAGACCGATCTGAAAGCCGCCTCCCTCCTCAAAGACGCCATCGCCCGCTCTTCCCACTCCTTCCTCTCCTCCCAAAGCCTCTCCCGCTCGCACAGCGTCCTCGGCCTCACCGTCCCCGTCCTCCGCTTCCTCCGCCGCTACCCGTCTCTCTTTCTTGAATTCCCCCATCCCACCTACCAATCCCTCCCTTGCTTCCGTCTCACCGACACCGCCCTCCTCCTCGACCGCCAGGAGCGGTCCATCCACCTGGCCCACCAATCCGATGCCGTCGAGCGCCTCTCCAAGCTCCTCATGATGTCCAATTCCCGATCGCTCCCGCTCCAGTCGCTCATCCCACTGAGATGGGATTTGGGTCTTCCCGACGACTTCATCACGACGCTCATCCCCAGCTGCCTGGACCACTTCCATGTGGTCCGGCGCCATGACGGGGTGCCGTGCTTGAGCCTTACTCAGTGGCGAGACGAATttgctgtctccgcattgcagAGGGCTTCCGAGAAAGAAGATGGGGGTTATAGGAATTTTAAAAAGGGTAGGACGTTGGCGTTCCCTATGAGCTTCCCAAGGGGCTATGGGTCCCAGAAGAAGGTGGTTGCTTGGATGGATGAATTCCAGAAGCTGCCTTACGTTTCGCCATATGAGGATTCTTCCCAGATCGACCCAAATAGCCATCTGATGGAGAAACGGGTTGTGGGTGTTTTGCATGAGCTCCTGAGCTTGAGTATTCATAAGAAGATGAAGCGGAACTATTTGAGATGCTTGAGAGAGGAGTTGAATCTGCCCCACAAGTTTACTCGGATCTTTACGAGGTATCCAGGGATCTTCTACCTCTCTTTGAAGTGCAAGACGACAACGGTTGTGCTCAAGGAAGGGTACCGGCGGGGGAAGTTGGTGGACCCGCACCCACTTGCACGGACTAGGGAGAAGTTTTACTATGTGATGCGGACGGGGTTTATTTATCGGGGTAAAGGGTTGACGGGGTTGGTGGGTGAGAAAGAGGATATGGGTGTTGATGGGTTTGATCAGATGGGGGAGAATTCTCAAGAAGACATTGAAACGGACGATGAATACTATGAAGAGAATGCTTCAAATGTCGAGACAGGATCGG AATTTGACATTTGTATGACTGGTAGTCTGTCGTCTGGCATTAAGTTTATTACCAAGATAATATGGCTGGTAAATATATCCTGA